One region of Caldanaerovirga acetigignens genomic DNA includes:
- a CDS encoding YlmC/YmxH family sporulation protein: MRLGDLNGKDIINLSKGVKLGILGNCDLLIDEKSGKIEYLLIPNKRSKFFSLGEKNYMRISWSSIRKIGPDAVILDVDDINLER; encoded by the coding sequence ATGCGATTAGGAGATTTAAACGGAAAGGACATAATAAACTTGAGCAAAGGGGTTAAATTAGGTATATTAGGTAATTGCGACCTTCTCATCGATGAAAAGTCAGGTAAAATTGAGTATTTACTAATACCTAACAAGAGAAGCAAATTTTTTTCGCTAGGCGAGAAAAATTATATGAGGATATCATGGAGTTCTATTAGAAAAATTGGTCCGGATGCTGTAATTTTAGATGTAGATGACATCAATTTAGAAAGATAG
- the dut gene encoding dUTP diphosphatase, which translates to MNTVKIKVKRIRGAEDLPLPKYMTSLASGMDLYANVKHDLVIEPGKYEIIPTGIQLEIPPGFEGQIRPRSGIAAKYGITLLNSPGTIDADYRGEIKIILINHGTSNFTIKRGDRIAQLVITPVTKAELVEVESLEETQRGSGGFGHTGL; encoded by the coding sequence TTGAACACTGTAAAAATAAAAGTTAAAAGAATAAGAGGAGCAGAAGATTTACCCTTGCCAAAATATATGACGTCATTAGCTTCGGGTATGGACCTCTATGCCAACGTAAAACACGATTTAGTTATAGAACCAGGAAAATACGAAATAATACCAACTGGAATACAACTTGAGATACCACCTGGTTTTGAGGGACAAATTCGCCCAAGAAGCGGCATTGCTGCCAAATATGGAATTACCCTTTTGAACAGCCCGGGAACAATAGATGCCGATTATCGGGGTGAGATAAAAATAATCCTGATTAACCACGGAACAAGCAATTTTACAATAAAGCGGGGTGATAGGATAGCGCAACTCGTTATAACTCCTGTAACCAAGGCAGAACTAGTTGAAGTAGAATCTCTAGAAGAAACTCAACGGGGAAGCGGAGGTTTCGGCCATACAGGTTTATAA
- a CDS encoding polysaccharide deacetylase family protein: MRLYIFKIPRNVAKVFCILILIASWIFAKTNMPDENLPVLWQPIYQAETDKKIMAFTCNVAWGNEYIPKMLEIFEENGVKITFFIEGRWAEKNPDLLKLIHSKGHEIGNHGYSHSHHASLSFDENVNEIKKAEEIIKNIIGVKTELFAPPYGEYGKQTLKAVNALNYKLVMWSIDTIDWKKPGAKYIVDKVIKYAGNGKIVLMHPTEDTITALPTIIKNLHQNGYKITTVSDLISEGS, translated from the coding sequence ATGAGGTTATATATTTTTAAAATCCCCAGAAATGTAGCAAAAGTATTTTGCATCTTAATTCTTATCGCAAGTTGGATATTTGCAAAGACAAATATGCCAGATGAAAATCTTCCTGTACTATGGCAACCAATCTACCAAGCTGAGACTGATAAAAAAATTATGGCTTTTACATGTAATGTGGCTTGGGGAAATGAGTATATACCCAAAATGCTGGAAATATTTGAAGAAAATGGAGTTAAAATAACTTTTTTTATTGAAGGCAGATGGGCGGAAAAAAATCCAGATCTACTAAAGTTAATACATTCTAAAGGGCATGAAATCGGAAATCACGGTTACAGCCATTCTCATCACGCCAGTCTCTCTTTTGATGAAAATGTAAACGAAATAAAAAAAGCAGAAGAAATCATTAAAAATATAATTGGGGTTAAAACCGAACTTTTTGCACCTCCTTATGGAGAATATGGAAAGCAGACTTTAAAAGCAGTAAATGCACTGAATTATAAACTGGTTATGTGGAGTATTGATACTATTGACTGGAAAAAACCTGGCGCAAAATATATTGTCGACAAAGTAATTAAATATGCAGGAAATGGGAAGATAGTTCTGATGCATCCAACCGAAGATACAATAACTGCTTTACCTACCATCATAAAAAACCTTCACCAAAATGGGTACAAAATTACAACTGTTAGCGATCTTATCTCAGAAGGCAGTTAA
- a CDS encoding polyribonucleotide nucleotidyltransferase: MEVFKTEIASRPFIIETGKMAQQANGAVIARYGDTVVLVTATASKEPREGVDFLPLTVDYEERLYAVGKIPGGFIKREGKPSEKAILSARVIDRPLRPLFPKGFRNDIQIIATILSVDQDNTPDVVAINGASIALCISDIPFEGPVGAVSVGLVDGNFVINPTVEQYEKSKLRLIVAGTKDAILMVEAGADEVTEEDMINAINFGHEEIKKIVQFQEEIIAKVGKPKMEFTVQEIDPELEKAVREYAREEILKAIRIYDKQEREAYLQKVNEDTIAHFQETYPEKEKEIADVLYNILKEEVRNMITYEGIRPDGRKSTEIRPISCEVGILPRTHGSGLFTRGQTQVLTVATLGALGDVQILDGLELEESKRFMHHYNFPPYSTGETRVLRGPGRREIGHGALAERALEPMIPPEEEFPYTIRLVSEVLSSNGSTSMASVCGSTLALMDAGVPIKAPVAGIAMGLIKQDDKVTILSDIQGIEDFLGDMDFKVAGTSKGITAIQMDIKVKGIDTDTLRRALEQAKEGRLYILEKMLATISSPRSELSPYAPRIFTTVIDPEKIRDVIGPGGKMINKIISETGVKIDIEDDGKIYVAAPNEAAGKKALEMIKNITQDVEVGKIYLGKVLRITNFGAFVEILPGKEGLVHISKLSKGRVKRVEDVVRIGDEILVKVTDIDKQGRINLSHKDVFQEKQSKNKNKAEA; encoded by the coding sequence TTGGAAGTTTTTAAAACAGAAATAGCAAGTAGACCTTTTATCATAGAAACAGGAAAAATGGCCCAGCAAGCTAATGGGGCTGTAATCGCAAGATATGGCGATACAGTAGTTTTAGTTACGGCTACGGCCTCAAAAGAACCGAGAGAAGGTGTAGATTTTCTGCCGTTAACAGTAGACTATGAAGAAAGACTCTATGCCGTTGGTAAGATTCCGGGAGGTTTTATAAAAAGGGAAGGAAAACCCAGCGAAAAAGCTATACTCTCCGCAAGAGTTATAGACAGACCCTTACGGCCGCTTTTCCCGAAAGGATTCAGAAATGACATACAGATTATAGCTACCATCCTTTCCGTAGATCAGGATAATACTCCAGATGTTGTTGCCATAAATGGTGCTTCTATTGCGCTTTGTATATCAGATATACCTTTTGAAGGACCAGTAGGAGCAGTTTCGGTAGGCTTGGTTGACGGAAATTTCGTAATAAATCCGACGGTAGAACAATACGAAAAAAGCAAGTTGAGACTTATTGTTGCAGGAACAAAAGATGCTATCTTAATGGTGGAAGCTGGAGCAGATGAAGTAACAGAAGAGGATATGATAAACGCAATAAATTTTGGACACGAAGAGATAAAGAAAATAGTCCAATTTCAGGAAGAAATTATCGCAAAAGTTGGAAAACCCAAGATGGAATTTACTGTTCAAGAAATAGATCCGGAATTGGAAAAAGCGGTAAGAGAATACGCAAGAGAAGAAATACTCAAAGCCATAAGAATATACGATAAGCAGGAAAGAGAAGCTTATTTGCAAAAAGTAAATGAGGATACTATTGCTCATTTCCAGGAAACCTACCCTGAAAAGGAAAAAGAGATTGCAGACGTATTGTACAACATTCTAAAAGAAGAAGTAAGGAATATGATAACCTATGAAGGAATAAGGCCTGACGGGAGAAAAAGCACTGAAATTAGGCCTATTTCGTGTGAGGTAGGCATTTTGCCGCGAACTCACGGCTCAGGTTTATTCACCCGCGGTCAAACCCAAGTTTTGACGGTAGCTACTCTTGGAGCATTAGGTGACGTCCAAATCTTAGATGGGCTGGAATTGGAAGAAAGTAAGAGGTTCATGCACCATTACAATTTTCCGCCTTATAGTACAGGCGAGACTAGAGTGTTGAGAGGTCCTGGAAGAAGGGAAATCGGCCACGGAGCATTGGCAGAGAGAGCTTTAGAGCCCATGATACCTCCGGAAGAAGAATTCCCATATACGATAAGATTGGTTTCTGAAGTCTTAAGTTCTAACGGTTCTACCTCTATGGCCAGCGTTTGCGGTTCTACCCTGGCATTGATGGATGCTGGCGTTCCTATAAAAGCTCCTGTAGCCGGTATTGCTATGGGACTCATCAAACAAGATGACAAAGTAACTATACTATCGGATATTCAAGGGATAGAAGACTTTTTAGGTGATATGGATTTTAAAGTCGCAGGAACTTCTAAAGGAATTACAGCAATTCAAATGGATATAAAGGTCAAAGGGATAGATACAGACACCTTGAGAAGAGCATTAGAACAGGCGAAGGAAGGGCGGCTATACATCCTAGAAAAGATGCTGGCAACTATCTCTAGTCCCAGAAGCGAACTATCTCCTTATGCGCCGAGAATATTCACTACAGTAATTGATCCTGAAAAAATAAGAGATGTCATCGGTCCAGGCGGAAAGATGATAAACAAAATCATTTCAGAGACTGGAGTAAAAATTGACATCGAAGATGACGGCAAAATATATGTAGCAGCACCTAATGAAGCTGCCGGAAAAAAAGCACTGGAAATGATTAAAAATATAACTCAGGATGTAGAAGTAGGCAAGATATATCTCGGTAAAGTTTTAAGGATAACAAATTTTGGAGCATTTGTAGAAATTCTCCCTGGAAAAGAAGGGCTCGTCCACATTTCGAAATTATCAAAGGGACGGGTAAAAAGGGTAGAAGATGTAGTAAGAATTGGAGATGAAATTTTGGTAAAAGTTACCGACATAGACAAACAGGGTAGAATTAACCTTTCCCACAAAGATGTTTTTCAAGAAAAACAATCTAAAAATAAGAACAAAGCAGAAGCATAA
- the rpsO gene encoding 30S ribosomal protein S15, whose protein sequence is MALDKEAKREIIEKFKIHENDTGSPEVQIAILTERINQLTEHLKIHKKDHHSRRGLLKMVGKRRALLNYLKKKDLERYKNVIEKLELRK, encoded by the coding sequence GTGGCATTGGACAAAGAAGCAAAGCGCGAGATAATCGAGAAATTTAAAATTCACGAAAACGATACGGGATCTCCAGAAGTGCAAATCGCTATTCTGACTGAAAGAATTAACCAATTAACAGAGCATCTTAAAATACACAAGAAAGACCATCATTCTCGTCGCGGACTCCTAAAAATGGTTGGAAAAAGAAGGGCTCTTTTGAATTACCTGAAGAAAAAAGATTTAGAGCGATATAAAAATGTCATAGAAAAGCTTGAACTTAGAAAATAG
- a CDS encoding bifunctional riboflavin kinase/FAD synthetase produces the protein MKVYSNFDALEVKTPTACGMGNFDGVHLGHQRLIHELVTRADKEGLESFVVTFEPHPLKILSPKDAPPLITSLEQKKKLIENYGVKNLLLIPFTKKFSQMSYEEFVERILVEKLDAKLVVVGYNFLFGKGGKGTAEELKSIGLQKGFETLIIPPVAVNGRIVSSTIIRDMIESGNMKEAKALLGRPFSIRGKVVKGEAIGRKLGFPTANVFLSSYIIKPAFGVYAVLISRNGKLYHGVANIGQKPTFKSKANVFSITLEVHIFDFNEQIYGEEIEVYFIEKIREERAFRDVESLLLQVKMDIEKARSILDHI, from the coding sequence ATGAAAGTATACAGTAATTTTGATGCTTTAGAAGTAAAGACTCCAACTGCTTGCGGAATGGGGAATTTCGACGGCGTTCATTTGGGTCATCAAAGATTAATACATGAACTGGTAACAAGAGCCGATAAAGAAGGCCTCGAATCATTCGTTGTCACTTTTGAACCCCATCCTTTAAAAATTTTATCCCCTAAAGATGCTCCACCGTTAATAACCTCTCTCGAACAAAAAAAGAAACTTATTGAAAACTATGGGGTAAAAAATCTCTTGCTCATACCTTTTACTAAGAAGTTTTCTCAGATGTCTTATGAGGAGTTTGTTGAACGTATATTAGTTGAAAAATTAGATGCGAAACTAGTAGTAGTCGGTTATAATTTTCTATTTGGCAAAGGCGGAAAGGGTACGGCAGAAGAGCTGAAATCTATAGGATTGCAAAAAGGTTTTGAAACCTTAATTATACCACCTGTTGCTGTTAATGGAAGAATTGTCAGCAGTACTATAATTAGAGATATGATTGAAAGTGGCAACATGAAAGAAGCAAAGGCGTTACTAGGCAGGCCTTTTAGCATTCGAGGGAAAGTAGTAAAAGGTGAAGCTATAGGGAGAAAATTAGGATTCCCGACAGCAAATGTTTTCCTATCATCTTACATAATCAAACCAGCTTTCGGAGTTTATGCGGTTCTGATATCTCGAAATGGCAAACTTTACCACGGAGTAGCAAATATAGGGCAAAAACCTACTTTTAAAAGCAAAGCCAATGTCTTTAGCATAACTTTAGAAGTTCATATTTTTGATTTTAATGAGCAAATATACGGCGAAGAAATAGAAGTATATTTTATTGAAAAGATAAGGGAAGAAAGGGCATTTAGAGACGTTGAAAGCCTTCTATTGCAAGTAAAAATGGATATTGAAAAAGCACGTTCTATATTAGATCATATTTAA
- the truB gene encoding tRNA pseudouridine(55) synthase TruB has translation MNGVINCLKPPGMTSHDVVDFLRKQLGTKKVGHGGTLDPGAAGVLPIFVGKATKAVEFFEVSEKEYVAEMTLGVTTDTGDNMGKVLETKDCNTESASIIEVFNKFVGKIQQIPPMYSAVRHKGKKLYELARQGIVVERKPRTVEIYSIELIKYEKPRVLFRVSCSRGTYIRTLCEDIGRALGCGAHLSCLIRTKLGPFKISHAITLEDIKASVSSGKSQEILMSIDKILSTFMSSVIIQLRNEKSFFKGTEFPIENISTEPDNENQYAVIYDQKKQFLGVGKIFYRGLNILVKVQKSFL, from the coding sequence GTGAACGGAGTAATTAACTGTTTAAAACCGCCTGGAATGACTTCTCATGACGTCGTAGATTTTTTAAGAAAACAACTGGGTACAAAAAAGGTTGGACACGGTGGCACGTTAGATCCCGGTGCAGCCGGTGTTCTGCCGATTTTTGTTGGAAAGGCTACAAAAGCGGTAGAGTTTTTTGAAGTCAGCGAGAAAGAGTATGTCGCAGAAATGACACTGGGCGTCACGACCGACACTGGTGACAACATGGGCAAAGTTTTGGAAACTAAAGATTGTAACACGGAATCGGCATCTATAATCGAAGTTTTTAATAAATTTGTTGGGAAAATACAGCAAATACCTCCTATGTATTCAGCGGTGCGGCACAAGGGGAAAAAACTATATGAGCTTGCTCGCCAAGGGATTGTTGTCGAAAGAAAACCACGAACAGTAGAAATTTATTCCATAGAGCTCATTAAGTATGAAAAACCACGGGTTTTATTCAGAGTAAGCTGCTCCCGAGGCACTTACATTAGGACGCTTTGCGAAGATATCGGACGAGCACTGGGTTGCGGCGCTCATTTATCTTGTCTTATAAGAACAAAGCTGGGGCCTTTTAAAATATCTCACGCTATAACTTTAGAAGATATAAAAGCTTCTGTATCATCGGGAAAATCGCAAGAAATCCTTATGTCTATAGACAAAATTCTTTCAACTTTCATGTCCTCCGTTATTATTCAATTAAGAAACGAAAAATCTTTTTTCAAAGGCACCGAATTTCCTATAGAAAACATATCAACCGAACCGGATAATGAAAATCAGTATGCGGTAATTTATGATCAAAAAAAACAATTTCTCGGTGTGGGAAAAATATTTTATCGAGGGCTAAATATTCTGGTTAAGGTACAAAAGTCTTTTTTATGA
- a CDS encoding DHH family phosphoesterase, with protein sequence MITEMSIRKMDFPRLADVIFKHNSFIVTSHIMPDGDAVGSILALTTVLEKLGKYVMPIINDVVPAKFNFLPHSEKIRSYIPEKDRAEVMICLDSGDVERLDFKKDLRSICKLIINLDHHKSNSLYGDINIIDDKSSAVGEMVYYLVKTLNVPIDIDIATCIYTAIITDTGSIKYSNTTPSCLKILSEMVEIGVRPDFISREIFEKKSYASILLLKEVLGTLKLSECGKIAYMELTKDMLKKVGAKEEDADGFINFAREIESVEVAVLFREQDNSKVKVGLRSNVWVDVSKIAEEFGGGGHARAAGCTLEGPLEKAKSIFLPALKEYVKTSKRDHGERSN encoded by the coding sequence ATGATAACGGAGATGAGTATTAGAAAAATGGATTTTCCTAGACTTGCGGATGTAATCTTTAAACATAACTCTTTTATTGTAACATCGCATATCATGCCCGATGGCGATGCTGTGGGTTCGATTTTAGCCTTGACTACAGTTTTGGAAAAATTAGGTAAATATGTGATGCCTATCATTAACGATGTTGTTCCCGCAAAATTTAATTTTCTACCACATTCTGAAAAAATAAGATCATATATACCGGAAAAAGATCGCGCTGAAGTTATGATATGTTTGGACTCGGGTGATGTAGAGAGACTAGATTTCAAAAAAGACCTAAGATCGATCTGTAAGCTTATAATTAATTTGGACCACCATAAAAGCAATTCATTATACGGAGATATAAATATTATAGACGACAAATCGTCCGCTGTAGGCGAAATGGTATATTATTTAGTTAAGACTCTCAACGTGCCAATCGATATCGATATAGCCACGTGCATATACACTGCAATTATTACAGACACCGGCTCCATAAAATATTCCAATACTACCCCATCGTGTTTGAAGATATTGTCAGAAATGGTCGAAATCGGAGTGCGACCGGATTTCATTAGTAGAGAAATCTTTGAAAAGAAAAGTTACGCATCGATTTTGCTGTTAAAAGAAGTATTAGGTACCTTAAAACTTTCCGAATGCGGCAAAATAGCATACATGGAGCTAACGAAAGATATGTTAAAAAAAGTAGGGGCGAAAGAAGAAGATGCGGATGGTTTTATCAATTTTGCAAGAGAAATAGAAAGCGTGGAAGTGGCAGTCCTTTTTAGAGAACAGGATAATTCAAAAGTAAAAGTTGGATTGAGGTCTAATGTATGGGTGGATGTAAGCAAAATAGCTGAGGAATTTGGAGGGGGCGGCCATGCACGAGCCGCCGGATGTACTCTTGAAGGCCCCTTGGAAAAAGCAAAGAGCATTTTTTTGCCTGCTTTAAAAGAATATGTAAAAACGTCGAAGAGGGATCACGGTGAACGGAGTAATTAA
- the rbfA gene encoding 30S ribosome-binding factor RbfA, translated as MEFSRTERVSVEIQKAVSEIINNELKDPRIQGLISVTKVDVSKDLRYAKIFLSIYGDEETKHNVLEALNHAEGFIKRELANRVRLKFMPKLNFKLDESIEYSIYISKLLKDMNNDNGDEY; from the coding sequence GTGGAATTTTCTAGAACTGAGAGGGTATCTGTAGAAATTCAAAAGGCAGTAAGTGAGATTATCAACAACGAACTTAAAGATCCCCGCATTCAAGGTCTAATATCCGTAACGAAAGTAGATGTATCCAAGGATTTACGGTACGCAAAGATTTTTCTAAGCATATATGGAGACGAGGAAACGAAACATAATGTCCTTGAAGCGTTAAACCACGCGGAAGGTTTTATAAAGCGGGAATTGGCAAATCGTGTAAGACTTAAATTTATGCCAAAATTAAATTTTAAACTTGACGAATCAATAGAATACAGCATTTATATTTCAAAATTGTTAAAAGATATGAATAATGATAACGGAGATGAGTATTAG
- the infB gene encoding translation initiation factor IF-2 has product MSKVRVYELAKKLGISSKKLISILEELDVDIKNHMSSLEDDMAQLIMDLVSEEKGSKKTKNETPKAPEPPKKTEEVSTKPKIQKVVLPSKISIKDLGNRINIEPVKLIKKLMDFGLMVNINAEIDFESAKKLIKEFGYEAEEEREDKLAELEKEEETRPEELKPRPPVVTVMGHVDHGKTTLLDAIRETNVAASEAGGITQHIGASQVEKDGKTIVFIDTPGHEAFTALRARGAKVTDIVVLVVAADDGVMPQTVEAINHAKAAGVPIIVAINKIDKPGANPERVKQQLSEYGLIPEEWGGDTIFVNVSAKNRIGIDTLLEMILLVAEMAELKADYNARASGVIIEAKLDKGRGPVATVLVQKGTLKVGDAIVAGPAYGKVRAMRDSRGRMVKSATPSIPVEVMGFSEVPSAGDVIRVVSSEKEAREIAEKYQEIHKEKENITTPKVSLDRIFDRIKQGEIKELNCIIKADVQGSLEALKLALEKCSTDQVQVKIIHGAVGAINESDILLASASNAIVIGFNVRPDSNAKKLAEQEKVDIRTYRVIYDAVDDIKAAMKGMLEPEFKEVILGRAEVRALFKVPNVGTVAGCYVTEGKITRNSFIRVIRQGVVIYEGKILSLKRFKDDVREVMSGFECGIAIEKFNDLKEGDILEAFVNKQVEQ; this is encoded by the coding sequence TTGTCGAAAGTTAGAGTGTACGAACTTGCTAAAAAGCTAGGAATATCTAGCAAAAAATTGATTTCCATATTGGAAGAGTTGGACGTCGATATAAAAAATCACATGAGCAGCCTTGAAGATGATATGGCTCAACTGATAATGGATTTGGTCTCAGAAGAAAAAGGCAGTAAAAAAACAAAAAATGAGACTCCAAAAGCCCCGGAACCGCCCAAGAAAACAGAAGAAGTAAGCACAAAACCGAAAATTCAAAAGGTTGTTCTCCCGTCCAAAATAAGCATCAAAGATTTAGGCAATCGAATAAACATCGAGCCGGTCAAGTTGATAAAAAAATTAATGGATTTTGGACTAATGGTAAATATTAATGCCGAAATAGATTTCGAATCGGCCAAGAAACTAATAAAAGAATTTGGATATGAAGCCGAGGAAGAAAGAGAAGATAAACTTGCCGAACTAGAGAAGGAAGAGGAGACGCGGCCAGAAGAACTAAAACCGAGACCCCCGGTTGTAACCGTCATGGGACATGTAGATCACGGCAAAACGACGCTTTTGGATGCAATAAGAGAAACGAATGTCGCTGCATCTGAAGCAGGAGGTATTACACAGCACATAGGAGCTTCGCAGGTGGAAAAAGATGGTAAAACAATAGTATTCATTGACACACCGGGACATGAGGCTTTCACCGCTTTAAGGGCCCGCGGAGCAAAAGTAACAGATATAGTAGTTTTGGTAGTCGCCGCTGACGACGGAGTTATGCCTCAAACCGTAGAAGCTATCAATCACGCAAAAGCAGCGGGAGTGCCTATAATTGTGGCGATAAACAAAATAGATAAACCGGGCGCCAATCCTGAAAGGGTAAAACAACAGTTATCGGAATACGGTCTAATACCCGAAGAATGGGGCGGGGACACCATATTCGTCAACGTTTCTGCTAAAAACCGCATAGGAATTGATACTTTATTGGAAATGATACTTTTAGTTGCGGAAATGGCCGAACTCAAGGCTGATTACAACGCAAGGGCTTCCGGAGTAATAATTGAAGCCAAATTAGACAAAGGTAGGGGTCCCGTGGCCACAGTATTAGTGCAAAAAGGCACTTTAAAGGTCGGCGATGCAATAGTAGCTGGACCGGCTTATGGAAAAGTAAGGGCGATGAGAGATTCTAGGGGCAGGATGGTAAAATCGGCAACTCCTTCTATTCCAGTAGAGGTCATGGGTTTTTCCGAAGTTCCCAGTGCTGGCGATGTTATAAGAGTGGTATCTAGCGAGAAAGAGGCAAGGGAGATTGCGGAAAAATACCAAGAAATCCATAAAGAAAAAGAGAATATAACTACTCCTAAAGTTTCATTAGATAGAATTTTTGACAGGATAAAACAGGGAGAAATAAAAGAACTCAATTGCATAATAAAAGCCGACGTGCAAGGTTCGTTAGAAGCTTTAAAACTTGCATTAGAAAAATGTTCGACGGATCAGGTACAAGTAAAAATTATTCATGGAGCGGTAGGAGCGATAAACGAAAGCGACATATTGCTCGCGTCTGCTTCTAATGCCATAGTAATAGGTTTTAATGTAAGGCCCGATTCAAACGCTAAAAAATTAGCTGAACAAGAGAAGGTCGACATTAGAACTTACAGGGTAATTTATGATGCCGTAGATGACATTAAAGCTGCAATGAAAGGAATGTTAGAGCCGGAGTTCAAAGAAGTCATATTAGGAAGAGCTGAAGTAAGAGCCCTGTTTAAAGTTCCGAATGTGGGTACTGTTGCTGGGTGTTACGTTACCGAGGGAAAGATAACGAGGAATTCTTTCATCAGAGTAATCAGGCAAGGGGTAGTAATATATGAAGGGAAAATACTTTCTTTAAAAAGATTCAAAGATGATGTGCGTGAAGTAATGAGCGGCTTTGAATGCGGTATAGCTATTGAGAAATTCAACGACCTCAAAGAAGGAGATATACTGGAGGCATTTGTAAATAAACAAGTGGAACAATAA
- a CDS encoding L7Ae/L30e/S12e/Gadd45 family ribosomal protein — MRLFDIPPLLGIARKAGKVVAGQEAVERAILSKKVFLVIVSEDASLNTKGKFKSICKSKGINCIIYGTSDVLGKSIGKEARKIIGITDKNFSKEILRRLGATKTTEVGNIVES, encoded by the coding sequence GTGAGGCTCTTTGATATTCCGCCATTGCTTGGAATTGCCCGTAAGGCAGGCAAGGTTGTAGCGGGTCAGGAAGCGGTGGAAAGAGCCATTTTGTCGAAAAAAGTTTTCTTGGTTATAGTATCTGAAGATGCATCCCTAAATACAAAAGGTAAGTTTAAAAGCATTTGTAAATCGAAGGGAATAAATTGCATAATCTACGGCACATCCGACGTGTTGGGAAAATCTATCGGAAAGGAAGCCAGAAAGATTATAGGTATTACCGATAAAAATTTTTCGAAAGAGATACTAAGGCGTCTAGGTGCGACAAAAACGACGGAGGTGGGGAATATTGTCGAAAGTTAG
- the rnpM gene encoding RNase P modulator RnpM — protein MSPKKIPMRMCLGCKQMKPKKELIRIVRTPEGSIELDLTGKRSGRGAYFCKDVKCLEKALKEDRLSKALDHEVSKETIEKLKEDLIKSEAL, from the coding sequence ATGAGCCCTAAAAAAATTCCCATGAGGATGTGCTTAGGTTGCAAACAGATGAAACCTAAAAAAGAATTAATCCGTATCGTAAGGACACCGGAAGGTTCAATTGAACTGGATCTTACAGGAAAGCGTTCAGGTAGAGGAGCTTATTTTTGCAAAGACGTTAAATGTCTGGAAAAGGCACTAAAAGAAGATAGGCTATCCAAAGCATTAGACCATGAAGTGAGCAAGGAAACAATAGAAAAGCTGAAGGAGGATTTAATAAAAAGTGAGGCTCTTTGA